A window of the Persephonella sp. genome harbors these coding sequences:
- the nusA gene encoding transcription termination factor NusA, translating into MPVKLKNVIEAVAKEKNVPEDIIEKALIDGIKTAVQKEYGYRDNVRVVFDKENDELKVYLRKRVSPFIENPKRDITLEEAKKYDPNADIGKYIDVPLSLEDLGRIALNAAKEVITHKVAKVEKNILFKEFKDLEGKVVTGTVRRFENGDIIVDLGRVEAILPEEEQIKKEKYKIGDRIRALILKVIKDGSFPVYEKGRVKRYIHPIDRDKPLVILSRTHPNFLGKLLEIEVPEIQEGEIEIKAIAREPGERAKVAVYSKDKNIDPVGVVVGLKGSRIQNVTNELSGEKIDVIQWDPDPAVFVMRALSPAKPTKWRLLEDEKRIEVAVPRNELSLAIGKGGINAKLAHKLTGWHIDILSEEDFERLQQLPRAGE; encoded by the coding sequence ATGCCGGTAAAACTAAAAAATGTAATAGAAGCAGTAGCAAAAGAAAAAAATGTGCCTGAAGATATTATAGAAAAGGCACTTATAGATGGGATAAAAACAGCTGTTCAAAAAGAGTACGGATATAGAGATAACGTTAGGGTAGTTTTTGATAAAGAAAATGACGAGCTAAAGGTATATCTTAGAAAAAGAGTTTCCCCATTTATAGAAAATCCCAAAAGGGATATAACCCTTGAAGAAGCAAAAAAATATGACCCAAATGCAGATATAGGAAAGTATATAGATGTTCCCCTCAGCCTTGAGGATTTAGGAAGAATAGCCCTAAATGCTGCAAAGGAAGTTATTACCCATAAAGTTGCAAAAGTTGAGAAAAATATACTATTTAAAGAATTCAAAGATTTAGAAGGTAAAGTGGTTACCGGAACAGTTAGAAGATTTGAAAACGGAGATATTATTGTAGACCTTGGTAGAGTAGAAGCAATTTTACCAGAAGAAGAACAGATTAAAAAAGAAAAATATAAAATAGGAGACAGAATAAGAGCACTTATTCTAAAAGTTATAAAAGATGGCTCATTCCCGGTATATGAAAAAGGTAGAGTAAAAAGATATATACACCCAATAGATAGGGATAAACCACTTGTTATACTTTCAAGAACCCATCCAAACTTCCTTGGAAAACTACTTGAAATTGAGGTTCCAGAGATACAGGAAGGAGAAATAGAAATAAAAGCTATTGCCAGAGAACCGGGAGAAAGGGCAAAAGTTGCTGTTTATTCTAAGGACAAAAATATAGACCCTGTTGGTGTGGTTGTTGGTTTAAAAGGAAGTAGAATTCAAAATGTTACAAATGAACTATCAGGAGAAAAAATAGATGTAATTCAATGGGATCCTGACCCGGCAGTATTTGTGATGAGAGCATTATCCCCTGCAAAACCAACAAAATGGAGATTACTGGAAGATGAAAAGAGAATAGAAGTAGCTGTCCCAAGAAATGAACTATCTCTTGCTATAGGAAAAGGAGGAATAAACGCAAAATTAGCCCACAAACTTACAGGCTGGCATATAGATATACTAAGCGAGGAAGATTTTGAAAGATTACAACAATTACCGAGAGCAGGAGAATAA
- the rimP gene encoding ribosome maturation factor RimP codes for MKEQIIERVKELLQPLIEERGLKLVDVEYITAGKPVLRIYVYNPEGTSIEDCEWISRRIGALLDIEDLIPVSYILEVSSPGLDRKLKNKEEYDIFKGRDVKIVLSEPIEEGKNVYEGVLQGLEDDNVLLETEGEIIKIPLEKISKTNLEFKLDGER; via the coding sequence TTGAAAGAACAGATTATTGAAAGGGTGAAGGAACTTTTACAGCCTCTTATTGAGGAAAGGGGTTTAAAACTGGTTGATGTTGAGTATATAACAGCAGGAAAGCCTGTTTTACGTATATATGTTTATAATCCAGAAGGAACAAGTATAGAAGACTGTGAATGGATTAGCCGCAGAATAGGAGCATTACTGGATATAGAGGATTTAATACCTGTTTCCTATATATTAGAAGTCTCATCGCCGGGACTTGATAGAAAACTAAAAAATAAAGAAGAGTATGACATTTTCAAAGGTAGAGATGTAAAGATAGTTTTATCTGAGCCGATAGAAGAGGGTAAGAATGTTTATGAGGGGGTTTTACAGGGGTTAGAGGACGATAATGTCCTTTTAGAAACAGAGGGAGAAATAATAAAAATACCTCTGGAAAAAATATCAAAAACAAATTTAGAGTTTAAATTAGACGGAGAGAGATAA